One Labeo rohita strain BAU-BD-2019 unplaced genomic scaffold, IGBB_LRoh.1.0 scaffold_494, whole genome shotgun sequence DNA segment encodes these proteins:
- the LOC127160924 gene encoding complement C1q-like protein 4 isoform X1: MAVLQMVLLLCAGSSLAEEFFSPTVNIIAELEKLKSMNERIQKLEETLAKVLNENEALKTTVQDSQNKLESFQKENEAKKVAFSAGLLESGTGNTGPISTAKILVYKKVFSNIGGAYDSNTGVFTAPMKGAYYFRFKGHSHGGTTMAVSLLKNGQTQCSLHAWKPASNGNASNGIVLTLETGDQISTRLWQNTWVYDDPASYTSFGGFLIFPL, from the exons ATGGCGGTGTTACAAATGGTACTGCTGCTCTGTGCTGGGAGTTCACTTGCAGAGGAGTTCTTTTCACCAACTGTGAACATTATTGCTGAGCTTGAGAAACTGAAAAGCATGAATGAAAGGATACAAAAGTTAGAAGAAACACTGGCCAAAgtgttgaatgaaaatgaag CATTGAAAACCACAGTACAAGATTCACAAAATAAGCTTGAATCTTTCCAGAAAGAGAACGAAG CCAAAAAAGTCGCCTTTTCTGCTGGACTTCTGGAATCAGGAACAGGAAACACTGGGCCCATTAGTACTGCAAAAATTCTGGTCTACAAAAAAGTCTTCAGTAATATCGGAGGTGCCTATGACTCAAATACTG GTGTTTTCACAGCACCAATGAAAGGAGCGTATTACTTCAGATTTAAAGGTCATTCTCATGGCGGAACCACAATGGCAGTCAGTCTCTTGAAGAATGGTCAAACCCAGTGCTCTCTGCATGCTTGGAAGCCTGCTTCCAATGGTAATGCTAGCAATGGCATTGTTCTCACACTTGAGACCGGTGATCAAATTTCTACACGACTTTGGCAGAACACCTGGGTTTATGATGATCCAGCAAGTTACACCAGTTTTGGTGGTTTTCTGATTTTTCCCTTGTGA